A genomic window from Shewanella vesiculosa includes:
- a CDS encoding acyl-CoA thioesterase yields the protein MSLAQNPAQTQNHFPDDIAARIAQSEARVIKAIFPSNTNHHNTLFGGDALAWMDETAFIAATRFCRKSLVTVSSDRIDFKKAIPAGSLAELIANVIHVGNTSLKVEVNIYVEDMYRDHREHAIRGVFTFVAVDENRNPTQVWPHN from the coding sequence ATGTCCCTTGCTCAAAACCCAGCACAAACTCAAAACCATTTCCCTGATGACATTGCAGCACGTATTGCTCAATCAGAAGCCCGCGTTATTAAGGCAATTTTCCCATCTAATACTAATCACCATAACACCTTATTTGGTGGTGATGCATTAGCCTGGATGGATGAAACAGCATTTATTGCCGCTACACGTTTTTGTCGTAAATCATTAGTAACCGTGAGTTCTGATCGGATTGATTTCAAAAAAGCGATACCCGCTGGCAGCTTGGCTGAGCTGATTGCAAATGTGATCCATGTTGGTAACACATCGCTAAAAGTTGAAGTGAATATTTATGTTGAAGATATGTACCGCGATCATAGGGAACATGCAATACGTGGCGTGTTTACTTTTGTTGCGGTAGATGAAAATCGAAACCCGACCCAAGTGTGGCCACATAATTAA